The proteins below are encoded in one region of Microbispora sp. NBC_01189:
- the dacB gene encoding D-alanyl-D-alanine carboxypeptidase/D-alanyl-D-alanine-endopeptidase, which translates to MVRRERWVVVSTLALLQIFVVLAGSYLIAHDADRTPAPVASPKPNPIPLVTAGPVLAAAGDGALPAKGTLTTRLTAAMGDPALGGSVAGIVLDVATGSTVFDGRSGTPITPASTTKVVTALTVLASVGPDARLATRVVRGTAPGSIVLVGGGDPTLAGPGTSAAERRDAYPRPATLDLLAFRTAKALKAAGVTSAGLSYDASLFGGPRTAPGWKPTYIPEGSVAPVSALMIDEGRAANGARVPDPARTAADAFAALLRKNGVKVGGDVGPGRAGAGAQELARVESGPVYALVERMLTHSDNDLAEALARQAAVKEGKPHTFEGVAATVGGVLTRLGVAEGVEVHDGSGLSTRNRITPGGLARILAMAASPAHPGLHSLISGLPIAGFTGTLHNRYGRSGSAAGAGLVRAKTGTLNGVNTLAGIAYTSEGRLLTFAFMADQVADPTRAIAALDRMATIVSQS; encoded by the coding sequence GTGGTGCGACGTGAGCGCTGGGTGGTGGTGTCCACCCTCGCCCTGCTGCAGATCTTCGTCGTCCTCGCGGGCAGCTATCTGATCGCCCATGACGCCGACAGGACCCCGGCTCCGGTCGCGTCCCCGAAGCCGAACCCGATCCCCCTGGTGACCGCGGGTCCGGTTCTGGCCGCGGCGGGGGATGGGGCTCTCCCCGCCAAGGGTACTTTGACCACCCGGCTCACCGCTGCGATGGGTGACCCCGCCCTGGGGGGCAGCGTGGCCGGCATCGTCCTCGACGTGGCGACCGGCTCCACCGTTTTCGACGGCCGCTCGGGCACCCCCATCACCCCCGCCTCCACCACGAAGGTCGTCACCGCGCTGACGGTGCTGGCCTCGGTGGGCCCGGACGCCCGCCTGGCGACCCGGGTGGTCAGGGGCACCGCCCCGGGTTCGATCGTCCTGGTCGGCGGGGGCGACCCCACCCTGGCCGGCCCGGGGACGAGCGCCGCGGAGCGGAGGGACGCCTACCCGAGGCCGGCGACGCTCGACCTGCTCGCCTTCCGTACGGCGAAGGCGCTGAAGGCGGCCGGCGTCACCTCGGCCGGCCTGTCGTACGACGCCTCCCTGTTCGGCGGGCCGCGTACGGCGCCGGGCTGGAAGCCGACGTACATCCCCGAGGGCAGCGTCGCCCCGGTGTCCGCGCTCATGATCGACGAGGGCCGGGCGGCGAACGGCGCGCGGGTGCCCGACCCGGCGCGCACCGCCGCCGACGCGTTCGCCGCGCTGCTCAGGAAGAACGGCGTCAAGGTGGGCGGGGACGTCGGCCCGGGCCGGGCCGGGGCAGGCGCCCAGGAGCTGGCGCGGGTGGAGTCGGGGCCGGTCTACGCGCTGGTGGAGCGGATGCTCACGCACAGCGACAACGACCTCGCCGAGGCGCTCGCCCGCCAGGCCGCCGTGAAGGAGGGGAAGCCGCACACGTTCGAGGGCGTGGCCGCGACGGTCGGCGGCGTGCTCACCCGGCTCGGCGTGGCCGAGGGCGTGGAGGTGCACGACGGCAGCGGCCTGTCCACCAGGAACCGGATCACGCCCGGCGGCCTCGCCCGGATCCTCGCCATGGCGGCGTCGCCGGCGCACCCCGGCCTGCACTCGCTGATCAGCGGGCTGCCGATCGCCGGTTTCACCGGGACCCTGCACAACCGGTACGGCAGGTCCGGCTCGGCGGCCGGCGCCGGATTGGTCCGCGCGAAGACGGGCACTTTGAACGGCGTGAACACCCTGGCGGGGATCGCGTACACGTCCGAGGGCCGGCTGCTGACCTTCGCGTTCATGGCCGATCAGGTGGCCGATCCGACGCGGGCCATAGCCGCCCTCGACAGGATGGCCACGATCGTCTCCCAGAGCTGA
- a CDS encoding inorganic diphosphatase: protein MEFDVVVEIPKGQRNKYEVDHKTGRIRLDRMLFTSTQYPADYGFIEDTLGEDGDPLDALVLLQEPTFPGCLIKCRAVGMFRMTDEKGGDDKVLCVPATDPRMEHIRDIHHVAEFDRLEIQHFFEVYKDLEPGKSVEGANWVGRTEAEAEIVASTKRFEEIDHQGEDH from the coding sequence GTGGAGTTCGACGTTGTCGTTGAGATTCCCAAGGGACAACGGAACAAGTACGAGGTGGACCACAAGACCGGCCGCATTCGCCTGGACCGCATGCTCTTCACGTCGACCCAGTACCCCGCTGACTACGGGTTCATCGAGGACACGCTGGGCGAGGACGGAGATCCGCTCGACGCGCTGGTGCTGCTCCAGGAGCCGACCTTCCCCGGCTGCCTGATCAAGTGCCGGGCGGTCGGGATGTTCCGGATGACCGACGAGAAGGGTGGTGACGACAAGGTGCTGTGCGTCCCGGCCACCGATCCGCGGATGGAGCACATCCGCGACATCCACCACGTCGCCGAGTTCGACCGGCTGGAGATCCAGCACTTCTTCGAGGTCTACAAGGACCTCGAACCGGGCAAGTCGGTCGAGGGCGCCAACTGGGTCGGCCGCACCGAGGCCGAAGCCGAGATCGTCGCGAGCACCAAGCGGTTCGAGGAGATCGACCACCAGGGCGAGGACCACTGA